One Actinomadura viridis genomic region harbors:
- a CDS encoding HNH endonuclease: MVAAWSFLTVAEADQQFGGNLGYEDVLGERYLWNNTVPNYRAVQPGDLVVLRDKTWVLGLAWVDDIAQGPGKKVLRRCPQCTATSIKRRTTKTPSFKCSGCGAEFDNPVTNVLDVTVFEADYARTWRPLDPLRRVEQIQGLFLNRSGQQSIRPMDLEGVRTALTGSAGAGPLWWKEDGGLRPPIPGGHTLILHKARVGQQQFRQRMLERYGSRCAITGDQPEEVLEAAHLYRYATTPHHDLNGGLLLRRDLHALLDRGLLTIDTTTWTVQLAPRLRSPKYADFAPLHGQPLKLPTSKRPDSTYLDEHHKIATEAWAV, encoded by the coding sequence ATGGTTGCGGCTTGGAGTTTCCTCACCGTCGCAGAGGCAGACCAGCAGTTCGGCGGGAATCTCGGCTACGAGGACGTCCTCGGTGAGCGGTACCTGTGGAACAACACCGTGCCCAACTACCGGGCGGTGCAGCCCGGCGACTTGGTGGTGCTGCGCGACAAGACCTGGGTCCTAGGGCTGGCCTGGGTGGACGACATCGCCCAAGGGCCGGGCAAGAAGGTGCTGCGGCGCTGTCCGCAGTGCACCGCTACATCGATCAAACGCCGGACCACCAAGACCCCGAGCTTCAAGTGTTCGGGGTGCGGTGCCGAGTTCGACAACCCGGTCACCAATGTCCTGGACGTGACGGTCTTCGAGGCTGACTACGCGCGGACCTGGCGTCCGCTAGATCCCCTCAGGCGAGTGGAGCAGATCCAGGGGTTGTTCCTCAACAGGTCGGGACAGCAGTCCATCCGCCCGATGGACCTGGAAGGGGTCCGTACCGCTCTCACCGGCTCGGCCGGGGCCGGGCCGCTGTGGTGGAAGGAGGACGGCGGGCTCCGCCCGCCCATTCCGGGCGGTCACACCCTCATCCTGCACAAGGCACGCGTAGGCCAGCAGCAGTTCCGCCAGCGGATGCTCGAACGGTACGGGTCGCGTTGTGCCATTACCGGCGACCAGCCGGAGGAGGTGCTGGAGGCAGCCCACCTCTATCGGTACGCCACCACACCCCACCACGACCTCAACGGAGGGCTACTCCTGCGCCGCGACCTGCATGCCCTTCTGGACCGCGGTCTGCTCACCATCGACACCACCACCTGGACGGTCCAGCTCGCGCCACGCCTCCGCAGCCCCAAGTATGCAGACTTCGCCCCGCTCCACGGCCAGCCTCTGAAGCTCCCCACGTCAAAGCGGCCGGACAGCACCTACCTCGACGAACACCACAAGATCGCCACCGAGGCATGGGCCGTCTAA
- a CDS encoding HNH endonuclease signature motif containing protein, translated as MSDHTAWLALAVSGKRHHGSNDGYDDLPSAHYSWDDTVPNSRAVAVGDIIAVWDRTVLLGVSVIEEITTSSATKRLHRCPTCQKSKIGERDSLTPRYKCYDCKATFDTPASRTIQVTTYRSRHDAAWIDLAGALSGDQLRALCLSPKSQLSLRPLNWTAFTHVLAHDTAAVLPERLLNATQDRLAGGHTHATVRVRIGQANFRRALLQSHGPVCTFTGPAPEAVLEAAHLYSYAEHATHDADGGMLLRRDIHRLFDLGQLAINPDTHTIDVGPPASCYDEYERLQSQPLHHPPTPGQAGWLTEHWHTHRAAPSESHSEHKRHVEEEA; from the coding sequence ATGAGCGACCACACCGCATGGCTGGCTCTGGCGGTGTCGGGTAAACGCCACCACGGCAGCAACGACGGCTACGACGACCTTCCCAGCGCTCACTACAGCTGGGACGACACCGTCCCCAACTCTCGCGCCGTCGCGGTCGGAGACATCATCGCGGTCTGGGACAGGACCGTCCTGCTGGGCGTGTCGGTCATCGAGGAGATCACCACAAGCAGCGCGACCAAACGGCTGCACCGCTGCCCTACCTGCCAAAAATCCAAGATCGGCGAACGGGACAGCCTGACCCCGCGCTACAAATGCTACGACTGCAAAGCCACCTTCGACACACCAGCCTCCCGCACCATCCAGGTCACCACCTACCGATCCCGGCACGACGCCGCATGGATCGACCTGGCCGGAGCACTGTCCGGAGACCAGCTCCGCGCGCTGTGCCTGAGCCCCAAGTCGCAACTCAGTCTCCGGCCTCTGAACTGGACGGCCTTCACCCACGTCCTGGCCCACGACACTGCGGCTGTGTTGCCCGAACGGCTCCTGAACGCCACCCAGGATCGCCTAGCCGGCGGCCACACCCACGCCACCGTCAGGGTCCGCATCGGCCAAGCCAACTTCCGCCGTGCACTTCTCCAAAGCCACGGCCCGGTCTGCACCTTCACAGGCCCCGCCCCCGAAGCTGTCCTGGAAGCTGCCCACCTGTACAGCTACGCCGAACATGCCACCCACGACGCCGACGGCGGCATGCTGCTACGCCGCGACATTCACCGCCTCTTCGACCTCGGGCAACTTGCCATTAACCCCGATACCCACACCATCGATGTCGGCCCACCCGCTTCCTGCTACGACGAGTACGAACGCCTCCAAAGCCAACCGCTCCACCACCCCCCCACTCCCGGCCAGGCAGGATGGCTGACCGAGCACTGGCACACCCACCGCGCTGCACCCTCTGAGAGCCACTCGGAGCACAAACGGCACGTAGAGGAAGAAGCGTGA
- a CDS encoding metallophosphoesterase, with the protein MRKLYAIPLGLAATGAATFGYASVVERNWFHLRRFDVPVLPPGRPPVKILHISDAHLTPGRKRLIRWVRSLEELEPDLVVNTGDTLSHRDAIGPFLDALGPLLDRPGVFVYGSNDLYSPVFKNPARYLWRTSKSDYKKRRREPDLPYRELGSSLQAAGWLDLNNRIGRLKVGELDIEFGGIDDSHINRDRYDKIAGPVDPQADVHLGVMHSPEPRNMDRFAADGYDLLLAGHTHGGQVCVPFFGALATNCGIDRPRVKGLHKHRGSWLHVSAGLGTSPTAPVRFCCPPEASLLTLVPRQ; encoded by the coding sequence GTGCGAAAGCTCTACGCCATACCCCTCGGGCTGGCGGCGACCGGCGCGGCCACGTTCGGATACGCGTCCGTCGTGGAACGCAACTGGTTCCATCTGCGCCGCTTCGACGTCCCCGTCCTGCCCCCCGGCCGTCCCCCCGTCAAGATCCTGCACATCTCCGACGCGCACCTCACCCCGGGCCGCAAGCGCCTGATCAGGTGGGTCCGTTCCCTGGAGGAACTCGAACCCGACCTGGTCGTCAACACCGGAGACACGCTCTCCCACCGCGACGCCATCGGCCCGTTCCTGGACGCCCTCGGCCCCCTCCTCGACCGGCCGGGCGTTTTCGTCTACGGCTCGAACGACCTCTACTCGCCGGTCTTCAAGAACCCCGCCCGCTACCTCTGGCGCACCAGCAAGTCCGACTACAAGAAGCGCCGCCGCGAACCCGACCTCCCGTACCGCGAACTGGGCTCCTCCCTCCAGGCCGCGGGCTGGCTCGACCTCAACAACCGCATCGGCCGCCTCAAGGTCGGCGAACTCGACATCGAGTTCGGCGGCATCGACGACTCCCACATCAACCGCGACCGCTACGACAAGATCGCCGGCCCGGTCGACCCGCAGGCCGACGTCCACCTGGGCGTCATGCATTCCCCCGAACCCCGCAACATGGACCGCTTCGCCGCCGACGGCTACGACCTCCTCCTGGCCGGCCACACCCACGGCGGCCAGGTCTGCGTCCCCTTCTTCGGCGCCCTCGCCACCAACTGCGGCATCGACCGTCCCCGTGTCAAGGGCCTCCACAAGCACCGCGGCTCCTGGCTCCACGTCTCCGCCGGCCTCGGCACGTCCCCCACGGCCCCCGTCCGCTTCTGCTGCCCGCCCGAAGCGTCCCTCCTCACCCTCGTCCCCCGCCAATAG
- a CDS encoding GatB/YqeY domain-containing protein has protein sequence MSALKEKLETDLSTAMKARDDVRTRTLRMALTAVKTEEVAGKKSRELSDEDVVKVLTREAKKRREAATAFSDAGRDEQARAERDEGAVLEEYLPAQLGEDELAALVTAAITETGAAGPRAMGQVMKVVNPKVAGRAEGGRVAAEVKRQLSAG, from the coding sequence ATGAGTGCCCTGAAGGAGAAGCTGGAAACCGATCTCTCGACGGCGATGAAGGCCCGCGACGACGTGCGTACCCGCACGCTGCGGATGGCCCTCACCGCGGTCAAGACCGAGGAGGTGGCCGGCAAGAAGTCCCGCGAGCTGTCGGACGAGGACGTCGTCAAGGTCCTCACCCGGGAGGCCAAGAAGCGCCGCGAGGCCGCGACGGCGTTCAGCGACGCCGGGCGGGACGAGCAGGCGCGGGCCGAGCGGGACGAGGGCGCGGTGCTGGAGGAGTACCTGCCCGCCCAGCTGGGGGAGGACGAGCTCGCCGCGCTGGTGACCGCCGCGATCACCGAGACCGGCGCCGCGGGGCCGCGGGCGATGGGGCAGGTCATGAAGGTCGTGAACCCGAAGGTGGCGGGACGGGCCGAGGGCGGCCGGGTGGCCGCCGAGGTCAAGCGTCAGCTGTCCGCCGGATGA
- a CDS encoding penicillin-binding protein, with product MHGANRDRRQAVATLFRLIGAGVVAGVLVAFIALPGVGSAGLTARDAANNFENMDGELKTSPPSEKTVMYDVNGKEVARFFDKYRESVRLDQVDQIMRQAIIDIEDSRFYEHGALDLKGTIRAMASNANSEQTQGGSTLTQQYVKNLLVDSAKTEEEYLDATAPTVGRKLRELRYALDVEQRLTKDQILEGYLNIAYFGAGAYGVQAASKRYFSKPASKLKLEEAALLAGITQNPTAHDPIRNPDSARKRRDVVLYRMVQLNHITKAQADAAAAKPIELNETAPVGGCETSKAPFFCEYVKYDALRILSGGKYSSLKPKQRQDIVNKLNRGGYTIRTTLDMKAQNAVDRALRSQVSPTSNRVGAEAMVEPGTGYVRAIGVSKRFGAGKGRTTLNLAADTAHGGGFGVSAGSTFKTFTLAAALDQGIPVNTSINSPETMSISGFQPCRYTGEFAGKKYDNELLGGGSWPSVSNAGDSEAGTFNLKNGTWHSVNTFYAQLEKRVGVCNAVRMAEKFGMKRADGNPIAPLPSQVLGVNDIDMVHLAAAYAGFAARGKYCAPIAITEIVDSEGKQVKVPKRDCRQVLDEAVADKVNEILQGVLTKGTAKGRGIGRPSAAKTGTCEEHSCAVFAGHTPNMAAAAAFWDYRGPWKYKVYGVYGADTPGAIWQQSMRGALAGKPAPGFARPTQDFGDAIRVPDVKGMSVDAARARLEAADLQVRVSPRPIESDARRGTVASTSPGAQAEVDPGTTVILYLSNGRRGDRGDQGPRDRGPGGGFQWPWEN from the coding sequence GTGCACGGTGCTAATAGGGATAGGCGGCAGGCCGTCGCCACGCTGTTCCGGCTCATCGGAGCGGGTGTCGTCGCGGGCGTCCTCGTCGCCTTCATCGCGCTGCCGGGCGTCGGGAGCGCGGGGCTGACCGCGCGCGACGCCGCCAACAACTTCGAGAACATGGACGGCGAGCTGAAGACGTCGCCACCGTCGGAGAAGACGGTGATGTACGACGTCAACGGCAAGGAGGTCGCCCGGTTCTTCGACAAGTACCGCGAGTCGGTCCGTCTCGACCAGGTCGACCAGATCATGAGACAGGCGATCATCGACATCGAGGACTCGCGCTTCTACGAGCACGGCGCGCTCGACCTCAAGGGCACCATCCGCGCGATGGCCTCCAACGCCAACTCGGAGCAGACGCAGGGCGGCTCCACCCTCACCCAGCAGTACGTCAAGAACCTCCTGGTCGACAGCGCGAAGACCGAGGAGGAGTACCTCGACGCCACCGCCCCCACGGTCGGCCGCAAGCTGCGCGAGCTGCGCTACGCGCTCGACGTCGAGCAGCGGCTGACCAAGGACCAGATCCTCGAGGGCTACCTCAACATCGCCTACTTCGGCGCCGGGGCGTACGGGGTGCAGGCCGCGTCCAAGCGCTACTTCAGCAAGCCCGCCAGCAAGCTGAAGCTGGAAGAGGCGGCGCTGCTGGCCGGCATCACGCAGAACCCCACGGCACACGACCCCATCCGCAACCCCGACTCCGCCCGTAAACGGCGTGACGTCGTCCTTTACCGGATGGTGCAGCTCAACCACATCACCAAGGCGCAGGCCGACGCCGCCGCCGCCAAGCCGATCGAGCTGAACGAGACCGCTCCGGTCGGCGGCTGCGAGACCAGCAAGGCCCCGTTCTTCTGCGAGTACGTCAAGTACGACGCGTTGCGGATCCTGTCCGGCGGCAAGTACTCCTCGCTCAAGCCGAAGCAGCGCCAGGACATCGTCAACAAGCTCAACCGCGGCGGCTACACGATCCGCACCACGCTGGACATGAAGGCCCAGAACGCCGTCGACCGGGCGCTGCGCAGCCAGGTGTCCCCGACCAGCAACCGCGTCGGCGCCGAGGCGATGGTCGAGCCCGGCACCGGCTACGTCAGGGCCATCGGGGTGAGCAAGCGGTTCGGCGCGGGCAAGGGCCGCACCACCCTCAACCTGGCCGCCGACACCGCGCACGGCGGCGGCTTCGGCGTCTCCGCGGGCTCGACGTTCAAGACCTTCACCCTGGCCGCCGCGCTCGACCAGGGCATCCCGGTCAACACCTCGATCAACTCGCCCGAGACCATGAGCATCTCCGGCTTCCAGCCCTGCCGCTACACCGGGGAGTTCGCCGGCAAGAAGTACGACAACGAACTGCTGGGCGGCGGCTCCTGGCCCTCGGTGTCCAACGCGGGCGACAGCGAGGCGGGCACGTTCAACCTCAAGAACGGCACCTGGCACTCGGTCAACACCTTCTACGCCCAGCTCGAGAAGCGGGTCGGGGTCTGCAACGCGGTCAGGATGGCCGAGAAGTTCGGCATGAAGCGGGCCGACGGCAACCCGATCGCGCCCCTCCCGTCCCAGGTCCTGGGCGTGAACGACATCGACATGGTCCACCTGGCCGCCGCGTACGCCGGCTTCGCCGCCCGCGGCAAGTACTGCGCGCCGATCGCGATCACCGAGATCGTCGACTCCGAGGGCAAGCAGGTCAAGGTGCCCAAGCGCGACTGCCGCCAGGTCCTCGACGAGGCCGTCGCCGACAAGGTCAACGAGATCCTGCAGGGCGTGCTGACCAAGGGCACCGCCAAGGGGCGCGGCATCGGCCGTCCCTCCGCCGCCAAGACCGGCACCTGTGAAGAGCACAGCTGCGCGGTGTTCGCCGGCCACACCCCGAACATGGCCGCCGCAGCCGCCTTCTGGGACTACCGGGGCCCCTGGAAGTACAAGGTGTACGGCGTCTACGGCGCCGACACGCCCGGGGCGATCTGGCAGCAGAGCATGCGCGGCGCCCTCGCCGGCAAGCCCGCCCCCGGGTTCGCCCGTCCCACCCAGGACTTCGGCGACGCCATCCGGGTCCCGGACGTGAAGGGCATGTCGGTGGACGCCGCCAGGGCCCGCCTCGAAGCCGCCGACCTCCAGGTACGGGTCTCGCCCCGTCCCATCGAGTCGGACGCCCGCAGGGGCACCGTGGCCTCGACGTCACCGGGCGCCCAGGCCGAGGTCGACCCCGGCACCACCGTGATCCTCTACCTCAGCAACGGCCGCCGCGGCGACCGCGGCGACCAGGGGCCACGGGACCGTGGCCCGGGCGGCGGCTTCCAGTGGCCCTGGGAGAACTGA
- a CDS encoding WhiB family transcriptional regulator — translation MWITDWTARAACRNADPDALFVQGAAQNRAKLICRGCPVRTECLADALDNRIEFGVWGGMTERERRALLRRRPDVRSWRDLLETAKEAYERSVEPDESELVAS, via the coding sequence ATGTGGATCACGGATTGGACCGCCCGCGCCGCCTGCCGTAACGCGGATCCAGACGCCCTGTTCGTGCAGGGAGCGGCGCAGAATCGAGCCAAGCTCATCTGCCGTGGCTGCCCGGTGCGTACAGAGTGTCTCGCCGACGCTCTCGACAACCGGATCGAGTTCGGTGTGTGGGGCGGCATGACGGAGCGGGAACGCCGGGCTCTGCTGCGGCGGCGTCCGGATGTGCGCTCGTGGCGCGACCTGCTGGAAACCGCCAAGGAGGCGTACGAGCGGTCGGTGGAACCCGACGAGAGCGAACTCGTCGCCAGCTGA
- a CDS encoding ArsA family ATPase, with translation MSPTAKTPSGKTPSGKNPSVRGASGRGPSAKTPPVLDVDALIDDPRTKIVVCCGSGGVGKTTTAAALGVRAAERGRDVVVLTVDPARRLAQSMGLSELDNNPRRIEIDGDGELHAMMLDMKRTFDEIVEAHADPDRAKQILANPFYQSLSSSLSGTQEYMAMEKLGQLHRSGAWDLIIVDTPPSRNALDFLDAPERMGRFLDGRFMKLLAAPAKTGGRFGVKVISAGFGMFTGAINKVLGVQLLRDVQTFVAAFDTMFGGFRERAEKTFRLLQTPGTAFLVVAAPEPDALREASYFVERLAEERMPLAGLVVNRVHETAGDVLSAARSQAAAENLEERGDHPLTAALLRLHTDRMQVAAREERLREHFASTHPTVPITAVPAQAEDVHDLEGLRRVGADLSARTTAA, from the coding sequence ATGAGCCCGACCGCCAAGACACCCTCCGGGAAGACCCCGTCCGGCAAGAACCCGTCGGTCAGGGGCGCCTCCGGCAGGGGCCCGTCCGCGAAGACCCCGCCGGTCCTGGACGTGGACGCGCTGATCGACGACCCGCGCACGAAGATCGTCGTGTGCTGCGGCTCCGGCGGCGTCGGCAAGACCACCACCGCGGCCGCCCTGGGAGTGCGGGCCGCCGAGCGCGGCCGGGACGTCGTCGTCCTCACCGTCGACCCGGCCCGGCGGCTGGCCCAGTCGATGGGGCTGTCCGAGCTGGACAACAACCCGCGCCGGATCGAGATCGACGGCGACGGCGAGCTGCACGCCATGATGCTCGACATGAAGCGCACCTTCGACGAGATCGTCGAGGCGCACGCCGACCCGGACCGGGCCAAGCAGATCCTGGCCAACCCCTTCTACCAGTCGCTGTCCTCCAGCCTCTCGGGCACGCAGGAGTACATGGCGATGGAGAAGCTGGGGCAGCTGCACCGCTCCGGCGCCTGGGACCTGATCATCGTGGACACCCCGCCGTCCCGGAACGCGCTGGACTTCCTGGACGCGCCCGAGCGCATGGGCCGCTTCCTGGACGGCCGCTTCATGAAGCTCCTGGCGGCCCCGGCCAAGACCGGCGGCCGGTTCGGCGTCAAGGTCATCAGCGCCGGCTTCGGCATGTTCACCGGCGCGATCAACAAGGTGCTCGGCGTCCAGCTGCTGCGCGACGTGCAGACCTTCGTGGCGGCCTTCGACACGATGTTCGGCGGCTTCCGCGAGCGCGCCGAGAAGACGTTCAGGCTCCTCCAGACGCCCGGCACCGCCTTCCTCGTGGTCGCCGCCCCCGAGCCGGACGCGCTGCGCGAGGCGTCGTACTTCGTGGAGCGCCTGGCCGAGGAGCGGATGCCGCTCGCGGGGCTGGTCGTCAACCGGGTGCACGAGACCGCCGGTGACGTTCTCTCGGCCGCGCGCAGCCAGGCCGCGGCCGAGAACCTGGAGGAACGCGGCGACCACCCGCTGACCGCGGCGCTGCTCCGCCTGCACACCGACCGGATGCAGGTCGCCGCCCGCGAGGAACGGCTGCGCGAGCACTTCGCGTCCACCCACCCCACGGTGCCGATCACCGCCGTCCCGGCCCAGGCCGAGGACGTCCACGATCTGGAGGGCCTGCGCCGCGTCGGGGCGGACCTCTCCGCCCGCACCACCGCCGCCTGA